CCTTCTGGTCCGCCGCGATCACGCTCTCCGCGAGCTTCAGGTCCGCGTCGAGCATCGCCGTCGTGGCGCGCCCGATCGCCGAGCCGACGAGTCGGGCCATCTCGACCAGGCTCTCGCCGATCGAGTCCAGTTCCTCGTGGTACGCGTCCCGCATGGATGTCCCTCTCTACGCAAAGCTCCGGGGTCCGGGTGGGGCTTCGGACCCCCACGCTCCCACGTTCGGCCCCCTACGCGTCCGGCTTCACCACCTCATGTGAACCGTCACTTTCCCCAAGGTGAACTCTGGGCGACACGCGCCACTGTCGCCGTCAGGACAAATGAACCAGCACCGTCTCCACGGTGAACTCTGGGCGACGACTGTTCGAGCAGCCACTCGGACGGCTGGGAGAGTGTCCGTCACCCCGCATAACCTGGTGGGCATGGACGTGAACGCGGCAGTCGCCGCATTGGCAGCGATCGCCGGCGTGTGCACCGGTGTGATCGCCATGCTGGCGTTCCGCTGGAGCGAGCGCGACCAGGCGCGGCCCACCCGAACCTCCCTGCACACCGACGCCGTGCTCCCGCCCGGCGTCGACACCGTACTGTCCGTACTGCGCTCGTCCGCGGTCGTCCTCGACGAGAGCGACTCCGTGGTCAAGGCCAGCTCGGCGGCGTACGCCCTCGGCCTGGTCCGGGGCGGCAAGCTGGCCGTGGAGCCCATGCTCAACATGGCCCGCGACACGCGCCGCGACGGAGAGATACGCCAGGTCGAGCTGGACCTGGCCCGGCGCGGTACCGGACGCGGCGAGGCCCTCGCCGTCTCCGCCCGGGTCGCCCCGCTGGGCTCGCGGCTCGTGCTGCTCCTCGTCGAGGACCTCACCGAGGCCCGCCGTATCGAAGCGGTACGGCGCGACTTCGTCGCCAACGTGAGCCATGAGCTCAAGACACCGACCGGCGCGCTCTCCCTGCTCTCCGAGGCGGTCATGGACGCCTCGGACGACCCCGAGGCGGTCACCCGCTTCGCCGGCCGGATGCAGATAGAGGCGACCCGCCTGACCAACCTCGTACAGGAGCTCATCGACCTCTCCCGCGTGCAGAACGACGATCCGCTGGAGGACTCCGAGCCGGTCTCCGTGGACGAACTCGTCGTCGAGGCGATCGACCGCTCCCGGCACACCGCCTCCACCAAGCAGATCAGCATGGTCTCCGGCGGAGCGGCCGACCTGCGCGTCTGGGGGAGCCGCGGCCAGCTCGCGGCCGCCCTCGGCAACCTCGTGGAGAACGCCGTCAACTACTCACCAGCCCACACCCGCGTCGGCATCGCGGCCCGCAAGGTCGCCGCGCCCGGCGGCGACCTGATCGAGATAGCCGTCACCGACCAGGGCATCGGCATCCCCGACAAGGACAAGGAGCGCGTCTTCGAGCGCTTCTACCGCGTCGACCCGGCCCGCTCCCGTGCCACCGGCGGTACGGGCCTCGGCCTGGCCATCGTGAAGCACGTGGCCGCCTCGCACGGCGGGGAGGTCACCGTCTGGAGCACCGAGGGTCAGGGCTCCACCTTCACCCTGCGGCTGCCCGAGGCCGGCTCCGTACGGGACCGCCGGCCCGTCTCCTCCCCCACCCCAGATCTCATGACCGAACCGCTTCCCGCCCCGGAGGTCCTTCCGTGACCCGAGTGCTCGTCGTCGAGGATGAGGAATCCTTCAGCGACGCCCTGTCGTACATGCTCCGCAAGGAAGGCTTCGAGGTCGCCGTGGCGGCGACCGGGCCCGACGGCCTCGACGAGTTCGAGCGCAACGGAGCCGACCTCGTCCTCCTCGACCTGATGCTTCCGGGCCTGCCCGGTACCGAGGTGTGCCGCCAGCTGCGCGGCCGCTCGAACGTCCCGGTGATCATGGTGACCGCCAAGGACAGCGAGATCGACAAGGTCGTCGGCCTGGAAATAGGAGCCGACGACTACGTGACCAAGCCCTTCTCGTCGCGGGAGCTGGTGGCCCGCATCCGCGCGGTGCTCCGCCGCCGCGGCGAGCCGGAGGAGGTCACCCCGGCGGCCCTGGAGGCCGGCCCGGTCCGTATGGACGTCGACCGCCACGTGGTGACGGTCTCGGGCGGCAAGGTCGACCTGCCGCTGAAGGAGTTCGACCTCCTGGAGATGCTGCTGCGCAACGCGGGCCGCGTGCTGACCCGTATGCAGCTCATCGACCGGGTCTGGGGCGCGGACTACGTCGGCGACACCAAGACCCTCGACGTCCACGTGAAGCGCCTCCGCGCCAAGATCGAGCCGGACCCGGGAGCCCCGCGCTACCTGGTGACGGTCCGAGGCCTGGGCTACAAGTTCGAGCCGTAGACCGCACCCCCCCCGTACGCGGGGCGGTGGTTCGAGCCGTAGACGACGGACGTACGCGTGAAGGGGCGCCCCCACCGGGGGCGCCCCTTCACGTATGTCCTGCCGCCGCGGTCAGTGACCGGCGGTCGTGGCCTCGCCCGAGGGCTCGGCGCCGTGTCCGGCCTCGCCCTCGCCCTCGCCGTGGCCGGCTTCGGCGGACGCCGAGGCCGTCGGCGTGGCGCCCGGGGGAGCCGGGACGATCGACGGACCGAAGTCCTTGAAGTAGCTCGTCGCCGGGACGACGAAGGCGCTCAGGCCCACGTCGCCGGTCTTGCTGAGCTTGAAGACGACCTTCTGGGCGTCGCCGTTCCTGGCGGCCTCGGTGCCGTTCTCGATCACGGCGGTGGCGTTGCCGGCGCCGCCGATCACGACGGAGCCCAGCGCCGGGACGGTGATCGGGCCGGTGCCCTCGGCCGGGGTCAGCTTCACCGTCGCGGTCGTACCCGGCAGGGTGATCGCGTCGAGGGTCTGCGGCGTGTTGCCGTTGTTGAAGACGGTGGCCGAGACGACGGCCGGACCCTTCACGCCCTGGTGGGGCTGGGTGATGACGAGCGCGTTCTGGATCTTGACGTCGTCCACGGTGACGGCCGCGTTGTCCGGCTTGACGCCGAGCGTCTGCGCGTCGTTGCCCGCAGCACAGGCGGACAGTACGGCGATCGAGAACACGATGGCAGAGGCGGCGAGGGCGCCGCGTCGAAGGCTGCGGCTCACGGCGGCGGCATCTCCTAGGACGAACGGACAGGTCTGGGACTAAGAACCAGCTAAAGGTGTGTCAGCGCGCTTAGGTTACCGAGCCGCACTCTCCGTCCCGCACCCGACCCGCCCCTAACCGGCCACCGTCGTCTCCGAGCGGTCCTCGGGTGACTCTCGCGCAGCCCGCGGGCGACTCGCGCGCAGCCTGCGGGCAGCTCGCGGGTAGGCCGCCGGTAACGACCTCGGGAGACGCTCGGGAGGTTCTTGCGAGCTTCTTGCGAGCTCCTCGAGAGGTCCTTGAGAGGTCCTTGGGAGGCCCTTGGGTGATCCGTGGGGGCATCCCGCCGACCGTCGAGATCGGGTCGGAGTGGCCGGATCACGACCCGTTGACCCGTTGTTCACATAACCGCCTTGATCAATTCGGCGGCCGCCCCGCATTCCCCGTGGCCCCGCTCCGGGAAATCCCGGACGCCGACGGCGTGATCAATTCGGGAATCACCCCGGCGTACATCCGTACGGGTGGACGATCCTCGAACGGAGTACGCGAAGAAGGCCGCTCCGAACCCGGCAAACCGGGACATCACCCCTCCCTGGAGGGGCACCTGGTACGTGTAACGTACGCGTTTCTCTCCGTCGACACAGCCGCTCCGACCTGCGAATACCGCCTTCCGGAAGCCCTCCGCAGCACGTCCGCGATGCTGTTGTCAAGCCCTGAGATATGCCCTGACCTGCGAAAACGCCATTCAGAAGAAGCTGTATCCGTGTTACCCTGGATAGCCACGGAAGGGGTACCTGTCACATGACGTTCAAGGTTGGCGACACCGTGGTCTATCCCCATCACGGGGCCGCGCTGATCGAGGCCATCGAAACTCGCCAGATCAAAGGCGTGGACAAGACCTACTTGGTGCTCAAGGTCGCGCAAGGCGACCTGACAGTTCGTGTACCGGCGGACAATGCGGAGTTCGTCGGAGTTCGCGACGTTGTCGGTCAGGACGGGCTGGACCGGGTCTTCGAGGTGCTGCGTGCGCCGTACGCCGAAGAGCCGACGAACTGGTCCCGTCGCTACAAGGCAAATCTCGAGAAGCTCGCCTCCGGCGATGTCATCAAGGTCGCCGAAGTAGTGCGCGACCTGTGGCGCCGGGAGCGCGAGCGCGGGCTGTCCGCCGGTGAGAAGCGGATGCTGGCCAAGGCTCGGCAGATCCTGGTGAGCGAGCTGGCTCTCGCGGAGAACACGAACGAGGACAAGGCCGAGGCTCTCCTCGACGAGGTCCTCGCGTCCTGAGTGAGCGCGCTCTGAATCGCTCCGGGCTCTTCCGGGCGACCGGGTCCTTCCCGGCGACCGGATCTTTCCGGGCGATTCGCTCCGAGCGTGCTTCCAAGTGAAGCGATGCCGCGGTGCCCGCTGGCGCGCTGTGAACCACACAGCGCTGTCGTCGGGCGCTGCGGCATGTTCGCGTACGTATGCGGAGCGTACGCGCGACCGTACGGACACGGGACGACGGTCAGCGGAACCGATCCCTGTGCGCACCGCTGAAGAAACCCGCACCCCCTGTTACGTCCGAACCCCTGTGCTCTCGCGGCAACGCCTCGACCGTCGTCACGGAAAGGGCCCGGTCAAGGCGTCGCGTCCGGCACGGTGAGGCCATACCCATGTCGGCCGCGGAAACAAACCTGCCGGAGTGCAACCGATGTCAGACGAAGAGCGTCCTCCTCGTACCGCCGTGGTGATCCCGGCGGCCGGACGGGGCGTACGCCTCGGCCCGGGCGCCCCCAAGGCGCTCCGCGCGCTGAGCGGCACCCCCATGCTGATCCACGCCGTCCGTGCGATGGCCGCCTCCCGCGCGGTCTCGCTCGTCGTCGTGGTCGCACCCTCCGACGGCGCCGCCGAGGTCAAGAACCTCCTCGACGCCCACGCCCTCCCCGAGCGGACCGACTACCTCGTCGTCCCCGGCGGCGAGACCCGCCAGGAGTCCGTGCACCTCGGCCTCCAGGCGCTGCCCGAGGGCATCACCACCGTCCTCGTCCACGACGCGGCCCGCCCCCTGGTGCCCGTCGACACCGTGGACGCCGTCATCGAGGCCGTACGGGACGGGGCCGTCGCCGTCGTCCCCGCGCTGCCCGTCACGGACACCGTCAAGGAGGTCGAGCCGGCCGAGAAGCCCGGCGACCCCGAGCAGGTCGTCGCCACACCGGTCCGCGCCCGCCTCCGTGCCGTCCAGACCCCGCAGGGCTTCGACCACGACACGCTGGTCAACGCCCACGCCACCATCGCCCTCACCGGTGACGGCGCCACCGACGACGCCGGCATGGTCGAGCGGCTCGGCGCGCCCGTCGTCGTCGTGCCCGGCCACGAGGAGGCGTTCAAGGTGACCCGTCCGCTCGACCTCGTCCTCGCCGAGGCCGTACTCGCCCGCAGGAGGGCCAACGATGGCTTCTGAGCCCACGCCCCGACCGCCGCTGCCCCGTACCGGCATCGGCACCGACGTCCACGCCTTCGAGAAGGGCCGCGAACTCTGGTGCGCCGGCCTCCTCTGGGACGCCGAGGAGAACGACGGCTACGGCCTCGCCGGGCACTCCGACGGTGACGTCGCCGCCCACGCGGCCTGCGACGCCCTCTTCTCCGCCGCCGGCATCGGCGACCTCGGCGCCCACTTCGGCACCTCGCGCCCGGAGTGGTCCGGCGCCTCCGGCGTCACCCTCCTGACGGAGGCCGCCCGGATCGTCCGCGCCGAGGGATACGAGATCGGCAACATCGCCGTACAGGTCATCGGCGTCCGCCCCAAGGTCGGCAAGCGCCGTGACGAGGCCCAGAAAGCGCTGAGCGAAGCGGCCGGCGCGCCGGTCTCCGTCTCCGGCACGACCACCGACGGACTCGGTCTGACCGGCCGCGCCGAGGGCCTCGCCGCCCTCGCGACCGCCCTGGTCTACCCCCTGTAGCACCGGAGTCGGTGAAGGAGTCGGAGAAAAACGTGCCCCTCGATCGTGGGCAGGTCGCGGGGCACTACCACACGCCCACTACCCTGGAGTGGTGACTATTCGCCTGTACGACACCAGCGCCCGGCAGATCCGTGACTTCATCCCGCTCACGCCGGGCTGCGTCTCGATCTACCTCTGTGGCGCGACCGTGCAGGCCGCCCCGCACATCGGCCACATCCGGTCGGGGCTGAACTTCGACATCATGCGCCGCTGGTTCGCCTACCGCGGCTACGACGTCACGTTCATCCGCAACGTCACCGACATCGACGACAAGATCATCGCCAAGGGCGCGGACCAGGGCCGCGCCTGGTGGTCGATCGGGTACGAGAACGAGCGCGCGTTCAACTCCGGTTACGACGCGCTCGGTTGCCTGCCGCCCACCTACGAGCCCCGCGCCACCGGGCACGTACCCGAGATGATCGAGATGATGCGCGGCCTCATCGAGCGCGGACACGCGTACGAGGCCGACGGCAGCGTCTACTTCGACGTGCGCTCCTTCCCGGGCTACCTGGAGCTGTCCAACCAGGACATCGACGACCTGCGTCAGCCCTCCGAGGACGGCATCACCGGCAAGCGCGACCCGCGCGACTTCGCGATGTGGAAGGCGACCAAGCCGGGCGAGCCCGACTGGGAGACCCCGTGGGGCCGCGGCCGGCCCGGCTGGCACCTGGAGTGCTCGGCCATGGCCCACAAGTACCTGGGCTCCGCCTTCGACATCCACGGCGGCGGTCTCGACCTGATCTTCCCGCACCACGAGAACGAGATCGCCCAGGCCAAGGCCTTCGGCGACGAGTTCGCGCACTACTGGGTGCACAACGCCTGGGTCACCATGGCCGGCGAGAAGATGTCGAAGTCCCTCGGCAACAGCGTGCTGGTGTCGGAGATGGTCAAGAACTGGCGCCCCATCGTCCTCCGCTACTACCTGGGCACCCCGCACTACCGGTCGATGATCGAGTACAGCGAGGAGTCCCTGCGCGAGGCCGAGTCGGCGTTCGCCCGTATCGAGGGCTTCGTCCAGCGCGCCACCGAGAAGGCCGGGGCGCCCGTCGCCCCCGCCGCCGAGGTGCCGCCGGCCTTCGCCGAGGCCATGGACGACGACCTGGGCGTGCCGCACGCGCTCGCGATCATCCACACCACCGTCCGCCAGGGCAACAGCGCCCTCGCGGCGGACGACAAGGACGAGGCCATCGCCCGCCTCGCCGAGGTCCGGGCCATGCTCGGCGTCCTCGGCCTGGACCCGCTCGACCCGCAGTGGGCCGAGGAGTCCGGTGGCGGCGAAGAGCTCCACGGCGTCGTCGACACCCTCGTACGGCTCGTGCTCCAGCAGCGCGAGTCGGCCCGTGAGCGGAAGGACTGGGCGACCGCGGACGCGATCCGCGACCAGCTGAGCCAGTCCGGTCTCGCCATCGAGGACAGCCCCGACGGCCCCCGCTGGACGCTGGGCAACCGTTAGAAATGTGCCGCTCGGGGCTCCGGGCGGCACACTTCAGTTACAGACTTGTGTACGCAGGCATTAGAGGAAATAGGTAGTCATGGCCGGGAACAGCCAGCGCAGGAACCGTCGCACGTCCAACAAGAAGGGTGCGACGGTCGGCAGCGGTGGCCAGCGGCGCAAGGGCCTCGAAGGCAAGGGCCCGACGCCCAAGGCCACCGACCGCAAGGGCCACAAGGCGTTCCGCGTCACCAACGCGATGGCCCGCCAGGCGGCCAAGCGCAAGCCCGTCGCGCGCCGCGGCGGCAAGGGGACCTCCGAGATGGTCGTCGGCCGCAACCCGGTCTTCGAGGCCCTGCGCGACGGCGTCCCCGCCTCGACCCTGTACGTGCAGCAGTTCATCGACAACGACGAGCGCGTGCGCGAGGCCCTCAACCTCGCCACCGGCCGCGGCAACATCAACATCATGGAGGCGCCGCGCCCCGAGCTCGACCGGATGACGAACGGCCTCAACCACCAGGGCCTCGTCCTCCAGGTCCCGCCGTACGAGTACGCGCACCCCGAGGACCTCGCCGCGACGGCCTACGACCACCACGAGGACCCGCTGATCGTCGCCCTCGACGGCATCACCGACCCGCGGAACCTCGGCGCCATCGTCCGCTCCGTCGCGGCCTTCGGCGGCCACGGCGTGGTCGTCCCCGAGCGCCGCGCCGCCGGTATGACGGCCGGTGCCTGGAAGACGTCGGCCGGCACCGCCGCCCGTACCCCGGTCGCCCGCGCGACCAACCTGACCCGCTGCCTGGAGCAGTACCAGAAGGCCGGCCTCACGATCGTCGGCCTCGCCGCCGACGGCGACCACGAGGTCCACGAGCTGGAGGCGCTGTCCGGCCCGGTCGTCATCGTCGTCGGCTCCGAGGGCAAGGGCCTGTCGCGCCTCGTCGGCGAGACCTGCGACTACCGCGTCCGCATCCCCATGCCGGGCGGCGCCGAGTCGCTCAACGCCGGTGTCGCCGCCGGTGTCGTGCTGTACGAGGCGGCCCGCCGCCGCATGGCCTGACACAGGCCCCTCGTACCGGCATAGCGGCACCCCGGCCCCGGCCGTGGCGTTGATCTTGACGGGTCTCGGACATTTGCGAGCCGTCAAAGCAGTGTCCTAAACCCAGATCACTCGGTTAGATGAGTGTGGACACCAGAACGCCCCGGCCGGGGTTCGACGATCAGCCCGCGCTGAGCATGGTCAAAGTGGACTCCGATCCCGCCCAGGTGATCGTGAACCACGCCAGCTTCCGTGTGCGTCTCGCGCCGGCCAAGGCGCCGACGTTCGCCGCGAACCCGCGCGTCGCCGCACTCTCCGGAGCGGGGGCGGGCGCACCGCGTCGCCGCCCCGTCGTATGGACCGGAAAGTCCGCGCCGGGCGCGACCGGACTTCTCCAGGCGGTACGCGAGTCCTCCGTCTCCACACTCGACCGGGCCGTCGGTCACGGCGGACTCGGCGGGCCCGACGGTCACTCCGGCCTGGACGAGGGCGTCACCCAGGCCATCCCGCGCGTCGACGACACCATGCCCACCCCCATGGTGCCCGCCGAAGCCGCCGGACCGCTGCTCCCGCCGATGCGACGCGCCGAGGGCGCGTACGACGACGTGTACCAGCTCCGGCCCGAGGCCCCCGGGCCGTACGAGGACGACACGGCCGACGGCCGCACGGGCCGGCGCGCCGCGCACGACCCCGTCCGGCACGCCTACTACCCCGGGCGCCGGATGAACCTCGGCGTCGTCCTCCTCCCGCTCCGCGTCTTCCTCGGCTTCATCTCCATCTACGCGGGCATGGGCAAGCTCTGCGACCCCGTCTACTTCGACGGCGGCGAGCGCGGCTCCATGGTGAAGTGGCTCAACTCGCTGCACCCGTGGGCCCTTGCCGAACCCCTCCGCGACTTCGCGCTCCAGCACCCCGTGGGCGCCGGGCTCACCGTCGCGTTCCTCCAGGTCGTCGTCGGAGTCCTCACCGTCCTCGGCCTCTGGCAGCGGACGGCGGCCGTCGTCGGCGCCCTGCTCTCGGCCGCGCTCATCCTGACCGTCAGCTGGCGGACCGTCCCGGTCTACGACTCCGCCGACATCATCTACCTGGCCGCCTGGTCCCCGCTGATCATCGCCGGCGCCCCCGTCTACTCGCTCGACGGCCGCCTCGCGAGCGAGGCCTGGCGCACCCTCGGCCCCCGCGCCGAACTCTGGGCCCTGCGCCGCCGCGTCACGCGCCGCAGCACCCTTCTCGCCTCGGTCGTCGTCGGCCTCACCCTGCTCATCGGTTCCGTCCTCGGCGGCGCGGTCCGTTCCACCGAGATGGTCACCGTCCCGGGCCCCAACGACGACCCGATCAACCACCTCCCCGGCCGGCCGCTCACCAGCGAGGCGCCGCGCCGCACCCCGTCGCAGAGCGCCTCCACGGCGCCCGAGCCGACGGCGACCAGCGAGGCTCCCGCGGCGTCCGAGGAGACCGAGGAGGCGACCCGGCCGACCGAGACGACCCGGGAGTCGACCCGTACGCGGGAGCAGAGCCCGACGGCCACGGAGGACGGCAGCACCGGCTCCTCCGCCACGACGACCACGAGCCGTCCGCCCGCGGAGTCGAAGCCGGCGCCCCCGCCGACGACGAGCGACACCCCGACGACCACCGGCGGCACGTCGAGCGGCGGCTCCACCGGGTCCACGGGCTCGACGGGCGGCAGCACCCCCACGGAGAGCGGCTCGACGTCGGGCGGCGCGCAGAACCCGATCGGCGGCCTCCTGGGCTGACCCCGGGGCGTACGCGAACGAGGAGGGCGGCACCGCGTCGACGCGGTGCCGCCCTCCTCGTACTCGCACCCGTACGCCTTCGGGGGCAGGGGTTACTCGTACACCTTCGGGGTCACGGCGTCCCCGTACACCCTCGGGGTCACGGCGTCCCCGTACACCCTCGGGGTCACGGCGTCCCCGTACAGCCTCGGGGGTACGGCGTCCCCGTACAGCCTCCGGTCAGGCGCGCTGGGCGGCGAGCTCCTTGGCGGCCTCCGTGAGGTCCTTGGCGGTGTCGATGGCCCGCCAGTACGCCCCCTGAGGCAGCGGGAAGCCGGCCAGGCGGCGCTCGCGGGCGAGCCGGGGGAAGGTGGTCCGCTCGTGGTCGCCGAGGTCGGGGAGGAGCTCGGTGAAGGCGGCGGAGAAGACGTACACGCCGGCGTTGATGAGGAACGGCGACGGCGGGGACTCGACGAAGTCGGTGATGTGCCCGAAGGTGTCGGTCTCGACGGCGCCCCAGGGGATACGGGGGCGGGCGAGGGCCAGCGTGGCGACGGCGTCCCGCTCGGTGTGGAACGCGGCCATCTCGCGCAGCGAGAAGCGGGTCCAGATGTCGCCGTTGGTCGCGTACCAGGGCTGGTCCGGCGCGGGCAGATGCGCGGCGGCGTACTTGAGGCCGCCACCGCGGCCCAGGGGCTCGGACTCGACGACCGTCGTCACCTTGAGAGGGAGGTCGGCGGTTTCCAGCCACTCCTGGAGTACTTCGGCGAGGTGGCCGCAGGAGACGACGGCGTCGGTCACGCCCTCGGCCGCGAGCCAGGAAAGCTGATGGCCGATGATCGGGGTCCCGGTTCCGGGGATCTCGACCATCGGCTTGGGGCGGTCGTCGGTGTAGGGGCGCAGCCGCGAGCCCTGGCCGCCCGCCAGGACCACGGCCTGCGTCGGAGTGGTGTGCATACGGGGAACGATAGGCGCCCCGCACGCCCGACCGCCGGATACGCGACGGTGCTCAGCTCGCGGCTCAGCTCGCGCGCATGACGCCGGTCGCGTACGCGGTGTCGCAGACCGGGCGGGAGAAGGACTGGGCGCGGGAGGGACCGTAGTGCTCGACGGCGGCGCGGCCGAGGGCGCGGGCGATGGAGATGCAGTGCTTGGCGAGCGACGGCCGGTTCTCGACCTCGCGCTGGAGGTGCGTGAGGGCGGTGCCGGGGTCCTTCTCCTGGAGCTCCGCGAGGAGCTGGTCGCGGAGGACGTCCTGCGGGGCGCGGGACTTGGCGCGGACGGAGACCTCGGCGGAGGAGGCCGTCAGCTGGGTGGCGGAGTCCTGGCCGGCCCACGGAACGGCGGACACCGCGAGCGTTCCCGAGAGCACCAGGACGACGGGCAGGACGAGGGCGAGAGAGCGGCCGATTCGGCGGGCAGTGTGGGTCACGCAGGCGAGCGTAGCGGCCGGTAGTGATATGGCGACATTTAGTCACTCTCGCGGGGGATGGTTCGAGGCGGCTTTTCGAATTCCGTGTTGACGCGGAGGTCGAGGGCGGGCCCCGAATGCCGGGTTCTGCCGTGATCTGCCGGGGTTTTTCCACCGTAAACCCGAGCCGTGACGCCACATGGACGAACGGCCCCGCATCCGGGAAGGATGCGGGGCCGTCCTGCAGACGTCGGAAACGCCGTCGGTGTCAGTCGCTGATGCGCTGCTCCGTGGACTTCGAGAAGACGTGCAGCTCGTCGGCGCGCGGGACGACGTGCAGCGTGGTGCCCTTGGCGGGGACGTCACGGCCGCCGACGCGGACCACCAGGTCCTTGTCCTCGCCGCCGACGCGGGTGGAGCCGTAGATGAAGCCGTCGGAGCCGAGCTCCTCGACGACGTTGACCGTCACGGCCAGGCCCTGGTCGCTCTCGGGGCCCGCGACGTCGAAGTGCTCGGGGCGGACGCCGACCACGACGGTGGTGTCGCCGTTCGCGGACGCGGTGGCGATGGCGTCGCGGGAGACGGGGACGATGCTGTTGCCGAACTTCACGCCGCCGTCGGTGATCGGGACCTCGATCAGGTTCATGGCGGGGGAGCCGATGAAGCCGGCGACGAAGAGGTTGGCGGGGCGGTCGTACATGTTGCGCGGGGAGTCGACCTGCTGGAGCAGACCGTCCTTCAGCACGGCGACGCGGTCGCCCATGGTGAGCGCCTCGGTCTGGTCGTGGGTGACGTAGACCGTGGTGATGCCGAGGCGGCGCTGGAGGCCGGCGATCTGCGTACGGGTCGACACACGCAGCTTCGCGTCGAGGTTCGACAGCGGCTCGTCCATGAGGAAGACCTGCGGCTCACGCACGATGGCGCGACCCATGGCGACACGCTGACGCTGACCGCCGGAGAGCGCCTTCGGCTTCCGGTCCAGGTACGCGGTGAGGTCGAGGATCTTCGCGGCCTCTTCGACCTTGGCGCGGATCTCGGCCTTGTTGACGCCGGCGATCTTGAGCGCGAAGCCCATGTTGTCGGCGACGGTCATGTGCGGGTACAGCGCGTAGTTCTGGAACACCATCGCGATGTCCCGGTCCTTCGGCGGCAGGTGCGTGACGTCGCGGTCCCCGATGCGGATGGAGCCGGCGTTGACGTCCTCGAGCCCCGCGAGCATGCGGAGCGAGGTCGACTTGCCACAGCCGGAGGGTCCGACGAGGACGAGGAACTCGCCGTCGGCGATCTCGATGTCGAGCTGGTCGACGGAGGGCTTGGTGGCGCCGGGGTAGATCCGGGTCGCCTTGTCGAAAGTGACGGAAGCCATGGTGATGTGTCCCTTCACCGGCAGGAACGTGCCGGACGATCCGAGTAAAGGAAGGATTGAGGTCTAGTCCACCTAGGTGAACCGCAAGTGAC
Above is a genomic segment from Streptomyces sp. NBC_00094 containing:
- a CDS encoding DoxX family membrane protein, with amino-acid sequence MSVDTRTPRPGFDDQPALSMVKVDSDPAQVIVNHASFRVRLAPAKAPTFAANPRVAALSGAGAGAPRRRPVVWTGKSAPGATGLLQAVRESSVSTLDRAVGHGGLGGPDGHSGLDEGVTQAIPRVDDTMPTPMVPAEAAGPLLPPMRRAEGAYDDVYQLRPEAPGPYEDDTADGRTGRRAAHDPVRHAYYPGRRMNLGVVLLPLRVFLGFISIYAGMGKLCDPVYFDGGERGSMVKWLNSLHPWALAEPLRDFALQHPVGAGLTVAFLQVVVGVLTVLGLWQRTAAVVGALLSAALILTVSWRTVPVYDSADIIYLAAWSPLIIAGAPVYSLDGRLASEAWRTLGPRAELWALRRRVTRRSTLLASVVVGLTLLIGSVLGGAVRSTEMVTVPGPNDDPINHLPGRPLTSEAPRRTPSQSASTAPEPTATSEAPAASEETEEATRPTETTRESTRTREQSPTATEDGSTGSSATTTTSRPPAESKPAPPPTTSDTPTTTGGTSSGGSTGSTGSTGGSTPTESGSTSGGAQNPIGGLLG
- a CDS encoding nucleotidyltransferase family protein, translated to MHTTPTQAVVLAGGQGSRLRPYTDDRPKPMVEIPGTGTPIIGHQLSWLAAEGVTDAVVSCGHLAEVLQEWLETADLPLKVTTVVESEPLGRGGGLKYAAAHLPAPDQPWYATNGDIWTRFSLREMAAFHTERDAVATLALARPRIPWGAVETDTFGHITDFVESPPSPFLINAGVYVFSAAFTELLPDLGDHERTTFPRLARERRLAGFPLPQGAYWRAIDTAKDLTEAAKELAAQRA
- a CDS encoding ABC transporter ATP-binding protein, translating into MASVTFDKATRIYPGATKPSVDQLDIEIADGEFLVLVGPSGCGKSTSLRMLAGLEDVNAGSIRIGDRDVTHLPPKDRDIAMVFQNYALYPHMTVADNMGFALKIAGVNKAEIRAKVEEAAKILDLTAYLDRKPKALSGGQRQRVAMGRAIVREPQVFLMDEPLSNLDAKLRVSTRTQIAGLQRRLGITTVYVTHDQTEALTMGDRVAVLKDGLLQQVDSPRNMYDRPANLFVAGFIGSPAMNLIEVPITDGGVKFGNSIVPVSRDAIATASANGDTTVVVGVRPEHFDVAGPESDQGLAVTVNVVEELGSDGFIYGSTRVGGEDKDLVVRVGGRDVPAKGTTLHVVPRADELHVFSKSTEQRISD